The nucleotide sequence CGACCAAGGCACCAGAAGCCCCAGCAACCACTGGGAGCAAGAAATGAGCACAGCAACCGAAACCAAGACTGTCTACGTTGACCGGGGTCGTGAGGTGCTCACATCTAAAGCACTTGCCGAGTACGCAAGGCAAGGCGTGTCGGTCGTCATCGTGAGTCCATGGTGCCCCCAAGACAAAGGGCGCGCTGAGCGGGCAATGCAAGCCGCATCACTCGCAGCCAACGCCCGCAAGGGCAAGGCCTAAGCACACATCGGACACCCCACCCCCTTTAGGTGACCTATGGGCGCACTCCTTAAATTAACAAAAGACATCCGCCAGATGAGTGATCTTCCTGCGGCTCTGAACCCGGACCCTTGGGCCAGCGCCAGTGACGAAGCGCGCCGGGTGGCGGGCCTGCGTGAGTCGCTGCTGCAGCCGCTTGCCGACCTGGTGAATGGCGGCGCAAGCATCAACCATGCAGCAGCACTGTTGAAGTCGCAGCTCGCAGCGGGCACGGCAGACCTGCGGACCAAGCACCTAGTTGCCATGCTGGCCGGTGACGCGGTAGTTGACGTGATTAGCGAGCCCACCATCAAGCGCTGGCTGAGCAGCTACATCACGGACGGCAAGAACGCCTTGCTGCCCAAGCACACCGGCCGCGTCCGACAGGCCTACGGCTGGGAAGAGCGCGCCGTGGCCCTCTACAACTTGCCCGGCAAGCCAGGGTTTGCCGATGTGACATCAAAGCTCATTCAAGAGGGTTTTGAAGAGGTCACTGAAAGCCGGGTGAAACGCTACCTGAAGGCGCTGCCAGCGACCCTGGGCAAGTTCAGCCCTGCACGGATCGGCCAGCACCTGCACAGGCTGACGCGCCAGAAGTTCCAGCGCCGCAGCCTGGACGAAGTGTTGGTGGGTGAAATTTACGCAGGCGACGGCCACACGGCCGACTGCTACGTGGCGCACCCCAACACTGGCAAGCCATACCGCCCCGAGCTGACGGTGTTCATCGACATCAAGAGCAGCTACATCGTGGGCTGGTGGTTGTCGGAAAGCGAAAGCACGGTCTCGACCATGTTTGCGCTGAGCCACGCCATGCGCACTTTCGACCATGTTCCCGCATGGGTGTACGTGGACCGAGGCCCCGGCTACCGTGCCCGCCTGCTGTCCGATGAAAGCACCGGCTTCTATGCACGCATGGACATTGGTGTGATCGGTGCGCTGCCGGGCAACCCGCACGGCAAGGGCTGGATTGAACGGTTCTTCCGCACCGTGCGCGACAAACACG is from Rhodoferax aquaticus and encodes:
- a CDS encoding Mu transposase C-terminal domain-containing protein; protein product: MSDLPAALNPDPWASASDEARRVAGLRESLLQPLADLVNGGASINHAAALLKSQLAAGTADLRTKHLVAMLAGDAVVDVISEPTIKRWLSSYITDGKNALLPKHTGRVRQAYGWEERAVALYNLPGKPGFADVTSKLIQEGFEEVTESRVKRYLKALPATLGKFSPARIGQHLHRLTRQKFQRRSLDEVLVGEIYAGDGHTADCYVAHPNTGKPYRPELTVFIDIKSSYIVGWWLSESESTVSTMFALSHAMRTFDHVPAWVYVDRGPGYRARLLSDESTGFYARMDIGVIGALPGNPHGKGWIERFFRTVRDKHDKFFANGQVYCGDDMAPETNRRLSADLSMGRRTLPSLQSYVESFTAWLDHYHNQPQDKLHGRTPAQVWNDLQPVPVELSMDALARPRETCTVLRQTVRLHNRFYFAEALALFDAQKVDVEYDLHNDRCVWIYDTKGRLVVEAKLVNKIGVLPTSRLEEGRDRRLQGQLKRLERKVAEAKGRRDDPIEASGQFAAIESLRPALPAPDKAPEVIEIDLLNWRNDK